CTACTATCCTAAAAAGCAGCTATCCCTGCCCCCCGGGAAATTCCTAAGCCGGCTAACCTTATTGCACTCGTGCACAATAAGATTAAAGAAGAGGCGGCAGAAAAAGGGACTTGAGAGATTTTGTCGGGATAATAATAGATTGTATCTTATTATGGTGCAGTTTTGGAGTCTGATATGGTAAGTATAGAAGATATTGTAAGGTACGAGAATGAGCATACGGGTTTGGATTTTAAAGCAGTCCAATATAAGAAAGATCAATATGAAGAATTAATAAAGGACATTATGGCGATTGCAAATGCGGACTTCAATAATGAGAGATATATAATTGTTGGCGTTAAACATTGTCCTGATGGGAGTCGGCAATATTTGCCAATTGATAGAACGGAGTTTGTAGATTCTGCGACTTATCAGCAAATTATCAGAGAAAATATAGAACCTGATATAAATTTTGATTATGTACCATACGAATTCGAGGGGAAACTTTTGGGGTGCTTTAAGATATATGCGCGTGAGGAGGATCAGCCATATATGATGAAAAAGGATTATAACAAACTTAAGAAAGGTGACAGCTTTATAAGAAAAGGCACATACCAGCCGAAAATGGAAAGAAGAGACTATGAAAGAATTTTTGAGAAAAGGAAAAAGGCTGATATTTTTGATGGGTGTGTAGAATTAGGTTTTACAGGAACTGATTACGAACGGGAAATAACATTGACGATAAATGGAGGCAAAAGATTGCCTTCACAAAGAGCGGCAGAAAAAATAGAGAAAATACTTGAAGAAAAAAAGCAAGAGGAAAGGATTGTCCAGGAAAAGCTGAATACCACAACCTCCGACCACTTGTCAAGTTTAACAAACGTATTTTCTAGAATAGCACTACAGAATCAAATCCAGATGGCACAATTGCCCAGACTATCAAGCGACTTGTCACCTAGGCCGTATGATCAAAGAAGCATTGAAGAGTTAGAACAAGATCTTAAAGAGGTCCAAGAAACATACAAAGAAGATGATATTTACGAATTTTTTGAAATAAACGCACACACAATTAACATTACCATACTGAACAATGGGCGCGCATATATTGAAGATGCATCGGTAAAATTGGAGATAAAGAAGATAGACGGGTTAATTATACCCGAGAAAATTTGCCCCAAGCCAAATCATGGTTTACTGCCCCAAATAGATTTTCCATATGAAACATGGAATTATCCTGATATTCAGAGCGATGATGTTCTTGTTTCGATCTCACAGAAGATCGGGAATATAAGACATTACATACCAACGGAAGCTTTCAAGACTCCGATTAGAATGGTTTTATTAAAGAACTTGGCAGGGGAAACAATAGAAATTTTATGCAAAATCTTCGGGAAAAATCTAGTAAGGCCAATAGAAAGAGTTTTAAGAATCAAAGCAATTTCTATAAACGAGGAAGGAAAAGAGCGATGAAGTCTTCTGATTCGCTTGAATTAGGCTGGATTTATACCAGAAAAGATTTAATGTCGAAGTTCGGCATAAACGATGCGACGCTGAAGACGGGCGTCTTTAGGCCCAAAGGCTATCGCTCAATATGGCTTTTTATTACGGAGAATAAGACCAATGACAGGACGCAATACAGCGATTTGCTGAATGGTGATGACTTATATTGGGATGGGCAGCTCCAGGGGCGCACTAATCCGATGATTATCGGGCATGAGAAGGCGGGCGATGAGCTCCTAGTATTCTACCGGAAAAAGAAATATCAATACGAAGGAGCGGGATTCCGTTATGAAGGCACCTTCCGGTATGTATCACATACCGGAGATAAGCCGGCCCACTTTCATCTTCGCCGGATTGACAAAGCTGAGAGAATTGTAATGGAACTGGAAATAGCAGGTGCGGCAGAGATGGCGTCCGCACGGCGAAAGGGACAGGGTTTTATTGCTTCGCCCGAGGTCCGGAGGCAGATCGAAGATTATGCGATGAAAACGGCAATCGAGTTTTTTCGGAACAAGGGCTATCGAGTAGAGGACAGTCATCTAACTCAACCTTACGACTTGAAGGCCGTCAAAGGATTGGAGACTTGGCATATAGAGGTGAAGGGAACCAGCGGTTGCGGAGAGGAAGTTGTGCTTACATTCAATGAGGTACACTTTGCTAGAGAGCACAAGGATTCTATGATTTTGTTTGTTGTGGGCGATGTGGAGGTTCTGCCGAAAGAACCCATTCAAGTACGGGGCGGCAATGTGAGGTTATTGCAGCCTTGGGATATTGAAAAAGGCACTTTGAAGCCAGTTAGTTATTTCTATGGGCTTCCTGGAACTTATAGTAATTAAGAAAAAGTCTTTTATAGTGAAAGTTCTGTCGATTAAATACAGGGGTCATCATTGTGTAGTTGGGCTTATAGGAGGAAAAATGCTTAGAGAGGCTTGTGGTGTTCAGAAAGTAAATATTAGGCCTGGGGTAAGCATTTTATCAGTACTACGGCATTTAAACTACAGACCTTGGTATGCACTAGCGGAGTTTGTTGACAACTCAGTGCAGAGCTTTCTAACAAACA
The Thermodesulfobacteriota bacterium DNA segment above includes these coding regions:
- a CDS encoding DUF3883 domain-containing protein, producing the protein MKSSDSLELGWIYTRKDLMSKFGINDATLKTGVFRPKGYRSIWLFITENKTNDRTQYSDLLNGDDLYWDGQLQGRTNPMIIGHEKAGDELLVFYRKKKYQYEGAGFRYEGTFRYVSHTGDKPAHFHLRRIDKAERIVMELEIAGAAEMASARRKGQGFIASPEVRRQIEDYAMKTAIEFFRNKGYRVEDSHLTQPYDLKAVKGLETWHIEVKGTSGCGEEVVLTFNEVHFAREHKDSMILFVVGDVEVLPKEPIQVRGGNVRLLQPWDIEKGTLKPVSYFYGLPGTYSN
- a CDS encoding ATP-binding protein, producing the protein MVSIEDIVRYENEHTGLDFKAVQYKKDQYEELIKDIMAIANADFNNERYIIVGVKHCPDGSRQYLPIDRTEFVDSATYQQIIRENIEPDINFDYVPYEFEGKLLGCFKIYAREEDQPYMMKKDYNKLKKGDSFIRKGTYQPKMERRDYERIFEKRKKADIFDGCVELGFTGTDYEREITLTINGGKRLPSQRAAEKIEKILEEKKQEERIVQEKLNTTTSDHLSSLTNVFSRIALQNQIQMAQLPRLSSDLSPRPYDQRSIEELEQDLKEVQETYKEDDIYEFFEINAHTINITILNNGRAYIEDASVKLEIKKIDGLIIPEKICPKPNHGLLPQIDFPYETWNYPDIQSDDVLVSISQKIGNIRHYIPTEAFKTPIRMVLLKNLAGETIEILCKIFGKNLVRPIERVLRIKAISINEEGKER